A genomic window from Fusarium verticillioides 7600 chromosome 5, whole genome shotgun sequence includes:
- a CDS encoding oxidoreductase, with amino-acid sequence MSQLWTNIVATYDPFTIEFVGSCLVQIVFWWIPSAVFVLLDHVAPCFAARHKIQPPPKQPKASEILDSVLISLRNQLMVIGLQLSLAFLATQRNMPSTFQVTASLPSAKSFVSDFAICLVTREILFYYSHRLFHVPYLYRRIHKIHHKFTAPVAFASQYAHPIEHIVANTIPIVLPPILLRTHILTMWAFVAWQLIETATVHSGFDFFGGAAYRHDRHHERFDVHFGGMPWLDWLHNTDERKRLEKKNK; translated from the coding sequence ATGTCTCAACTCTGGACCAACATAGTCGCTACCTATGATCCTTTTACGATCGAGTTCGTGGGCAGCTGTCTTGTCCAAATCGTCTTCTGGTGGATCCCGTCAGCCGTTttcgttctccttgatcacGTTGCTCCGTGTTTTGCAGCGAGACACAAGATACAACCTCCGCCAAAACAGCCCAAAGCCTCTGAGATATTAGACTCTGtcttgatatctttgaggAACCAGCTCATGGTCATTGGACTGCAACTATCCCTAGCGTTTCTGGCGACACAGCGGAATATGCCATCAACATTCCAGGTCACAGCATCACTGCCCTCTGCAAAGAGTTTCGTGAGCGACTTTGCCATCTGCTTAGTTACTCGAGAGATCCTCTTTTACTATTCCCATCGACTGTTTCACGTACCATACCTCTATCGTCGCATCCACAAAATCCACCACAAGTTCACAGCACCAGTCGCCTTCGCCTCGCAGTATGCCCATCCTATCGAGCATATTGTAGCCAACACGATCCCTATTGTCCTTCCACCCATACTGCTTAGAACTCACATCCTGACCATGTGGGCTTTTGTCGCTTGGCAGCTTATTGAGACTGCGACTGTTCATAGTGGCTTTGATTTCTTTGGAGGTGCAGCTTATCGTCATGACCGTCATCATGAGCGTTTTGACGTCCACTTTGGAGGGATGCCCTGGCTGGACTGGCTTCATAACACCGACGAGCGAAAGAGGCtagaaaagaagaataagTGA